In the genome of Hydrogenophaga sp. PBL-H3, the window TGGCGCTTGACGATGGCGCCTTGCACCGCCGCCACGGCCGGGTCGGTGCGCAGGGTGTAGACGCGCTCTTTGGCAGCGCGCGTGGCCGACTCCAGATCCACCAGCGGCACGGCAATGTCCCCGCCCACCACCACGCCACAACGGGCCTGCAGTTCGGGCGGCATCAGCCAGGGCTGGAACAGCCAGGTGTCGGGCACGCGTTGCATTGCTGGCAGCCAGCGGCGCACGAAGTGGCCGTGCGGGTCGTGGTCCTGCGCCTGTTTGATGGGGTTGTAGACGCGCGTGGTGTTGATGCCGGTGGTGCCGCTCTGCATCTGCAGCTGGCTCCAGTGGATGCCGGGTTCGTAGTCGATGAACTGGCGCGCCAGCCACTCGCCCACCGGGCGCCAGTGCAGCCACAGCGGGTAGGCTGCCACCGACACCAACATGGCGCGCATGCGGAAGTTGATCCAGCCGGTCTCGCGCAGCATGGCCACGCAGGCGTCCACCAGCGGCCAGCCGGTGCGTCCATCCATGAGCGCCTGCAAATGCGCCGGGTTGTGGTCGTGCTCGCGCAGACCCTGGTAGCCGGGGTGCATGTTGTGGTGTTCGATGGCGGGCTCGGTCTCCAGCTTCTGGATGAAGTGGCAGTGCCAGTGCAGCCGGCTCATGAAACCTTCAAGCCCCTGGCGCTGGCGAGCGGGGAGCATGGGGTCGTCCAGGCGGCTGCGCGTGGCCTGCACCACTTCGCGAAGACTCAGGCAGCCCCAGGTGAGGTAAGGCGAGAGGCGCGAACACGCGGTGGGGGCGGAGAGCGGCGAGGAGATGCCACCGCGGTAGCTCGCGCTGCGCTCGTTCAGGAAACTCTGCAACACGGCCACGCCTCGCGCGCGGCCGCCGCGTTGGCGCTGCGGTGGTTCTGGTGCGGCCAGACCCAGCTCGTCGGCGCTCGGCCAGAGGTCAGCGAAGCGCGGCACATCGGCCGCTTGCAGCTCGGGCACGGGCGCGGGCTCGGCGTGCATGAGTTGTTCCCACTGCCGCACCCAGTGTTGGCGTTCGCGCAGGCCGCGCACCACGCCGAACTGGCGGAACTCGCGCCACGGCAGGGCCTTGGCGGCGCACCACTGTTTCACACGCAGGTCGCGCTCAAAGCTGGCGGCGTTACCGGTTTCTTCGTGCGAGAGCAGTTCGAGAAAAGGGGCTTGCCGGTGCAGGCGTTCGAGCACTTCCACCGCGTCGCCCACCGCGAGCTGCAGCCGGCCGCCGAGGTGTTTGAGCTCGGCCTGCAAATCTTTCAGGCTCTCCTGCACAAAGCCGAGGTGCTGCCGCGCGGCATCGGGCTGGCGCCACAGCGCGGGCTCCAACACGTAGAGGCACAGCACCGGCCCCAGGCGCGCGCCCTCGGCCAGCGGCGCGTGATCCCACACCCGCAAGTCGCGCTTGAACCAGACCACCCGATACGTCATCGGAGGATTCTGATTCGTGTGAAGCCTTGTTGCGTGGCTGGGGGCTTTGCCGTTGTGGCGGTGCGATCGGCATAGGGGGCCTCCATATTCGGAGGCACCCCTGCCACACCACCCGGCGTGCGGGTCCGCACCGGGCGGTTCGAGAGCTTGAGGTCAGGACAGCCTTGGCATTCCCAATCGGTCGAAGTACGCAATGGTGAGTACGGTCTTGAGCAGCCGGTCACTGTTGCGCCACCAGCGGCGGCTGTTGCCAGCCACTTGTAGCGCCACGTTTTCCCTCGCCCCAAGCGCCTTGAGCTCCCGGTAGATCGGCCGCGGCCGCTTCCAGTGCTTGAGCTGGATGGCCCGCAGCCGGTGGCGCAGCCACTCATCCAGCTCTCGCCAGACTTTGGGCGTTTGCGCCATCTCGAAGTACGCCTTCCAGCCCAGCAGATAGGGCCGCAACTTCTCCACCACCTCGCCCATGCTGCGCCCGCCCGAGCGGCGTGTGAGCTGCCGCACCCGGGCCTTGAAGGTCTCCAGTGCCTTCTTTGCGACTGCACATTTGACTTCTCCTCCCTTGCTCACCCACAACGCATACCCCAGGAACTTGCGCCCGAAGGCGCTGGCCACCGCGCTCTTGGCTTCGTTGATCTGAAGCCTCAAACCGGTGTACAGCTCCCGGAGATAGGCCATCACCCGCTCCCCGGCTCGTCTGCTGCCCACGTAGACGTTGCAGTCGTCGGCGTAGCGCGCGAAGCTGTAGCCCCGGGCCTCCAGCGCCTTGTCCACATCGTCAAGCAGCACGTTGGCCAGCAGTGGCGAGAGGGGCCCACCTTGCGGCGTGCCCAGGTGGCGATCAACCACCACCCCGCCATCCATGATCCCAGCGTTCAGATAGGCCCGAACCAGCCGGATCACTCCAGCATCGTCGATGCGCTTTCTCACTCGATCGATCAGGATGTCGTGGTTGACCCGGTCGAAGAACTTCGTCAGGTCCACGTCCACCACCACGCGCTTGCCCGTTTGCACGTACGCCCGCGCGGCCTTGACCGCATCGTGCGCCCGCCTGCCCGGACGAAACCCATGGCTGTGATCGCTGAAGGTGGGGTCGATCAGGGGTTGCAGCACTTGCAGCAGTGCCTGCTGGATCAGTCGGTCCAGCACCGTGGGGATGCCCAGCTCGCGCTGGCTTCCATCCGGCTTGGGAATCATCACCTTGCGTACCGGGCTGGGCCGGTAGTGCCCTGCCAGCAGCTCTTGGCGGATGTCGGGCCAGTGCTGGCGGATCAGCTGGGCGGTTTGCTCGATGTCGAGCCCGTCCCCCCCGGCGGCACCCTTGTTGGCCCTGACCCGCTTCCAGGCGGCTTGCAGGTTCTGTCTCGTCAGCGCCACTTCCAGCAGGCCACCAGTGCCCGCCTTCGGCTGTGCCGACCCTGTGTGCGGGTGCTCAAGGAGCGGGCCGCAGGCTTCGTCGCTGATGAGATCGCGCACGGCTTCACCGTACGCTACGCCCACCCGCCCGGATCGCTCCAGCATCTGACGCATGGCCTTTGACATCTCCTTGTCCTCGCTCACTCACTCTCGTTCGGTCCTTCGCTCTTGCCTTCTGGCCTCATCGGCCCCGGCGCCAGCTACTACGACCTATGCTGACTTCTCGCTCCGGCAGAGCCGTCTTCCTTTCAGAAACAAGGCGAGATCTCCCCAGGTAAGAACGCACACCTTCAGCGCACAACCGCCGCATCTACGTCGCCTCGCCTTTGGTCACAAGAGCTTCGTGGTTTCTGGCCCACTCGCCCTGCTCGGCAACGCCTTCTATGCGGTTCTTGTTCATCGGCTCGCGCTTTACGCTCCACGCTTCCTTCCCACGCTCGGTCGCCCTCACGCAGTTGCGCTTCACTTTGCTCACTGTGACCAGCTCGCAGCGGGACTTGCACCCGCAGGTGGGCGCCCATGCTGGGCGCACCAGACGAAAAAAAACCAGACCCGAAGGTCTGGTTTTTTTGTCAGGCTGTTGAGGCCTGAATGCATTTAACGCGGGCTGCGACGGGCCATCGGGCGCGACGGTGCGCCTTCTGGTCGGCGCGGTGCGAATTCACCGCGCATGGCGCCGCGCTCTGCGTTGCCACGGTCGCTGAATCCACCCCGTTCAGCACCGCGATCACCACGGTCACCCATGGGCTTGTCGCTGCGGCCGAAGCTGGAAAAACCACCGGGCTTGGGGCCGAAGCCAGGGCGCGCGGGGGCGCGGTCGGCAAAGTTGCGGCCTGCCGCGGGGCGCGTGTCGGGGCGGTAGCCACCGGCGTCACCACGGTTGTCGCCGCGATCACCAAAGCGGTTCTCGCCGCGGTTGTCAAAGCGGCCTTCGGGGCGCTGCGGCTCGGCACGGCCTTCGAAACGCGGGTCAAAACGCGTGCCGGGACGGCTGTGGTCGACGCGAGGCGCTTCGTTGCGGGCTTCGAAGCGCGGCGCGGGGCCACGGCGGTCGTTGCCACCGAAACGATCGTTGCCGCCAAAGCGGTCGTTGGAGCGGCCCGCTGGGCGGCCACGGCCAAACGCTTCGTTCTGCGGCGCGCGCTGGCGCGGCTCGAGGCCGGTCACGGTTTCCACGTTGATGCGTTGGCGCGTGTAAGCCTCGATGTCGAAGATCTTGCGGCGATCGCGCAGCTCGGCGAACGTGACGGCCAGACCGTCGCGGCCAGCACGGCCGGTGCGGCCGATGCGGTGCGTGTAGTCCTCGGCCTTCATCGGCAGGCCGAAGTTGAACACGTGGGTGATGGTGGGCACGTCAATGCCACGGGCGGCTACGTCGGTGGCCACCAGGATCTGCACCTGGCCGGCGCGCAGTGCCATCAGACGGCGGTTGCGGATGCCCTGGCTGAGTGCACCGTGCAGCGCCACGGCGGCAAAGCCGGCCTGCTGCAGATCGGTGGCGAGGCCGTCGCACTCAATCTGCGTGCTGCAGAACACCACGGCCTGGTTGATCGACGTGTCGCGCAGCCAGTGGTCGAGCAACTTGCGCTTGTGATCGGCGTTGTCGGCCCAGAACAGCACCTGCTTGATGTTGGCGTGCTGCTCTTGCGGATTGTCGATCTGCACCTTTTGAACGTGCTTGCCGTTCTCGTGCATCACGCGCATGGCGAGCTGCTGGATGCGCGGCGCAAACGTGGCGCTGAACATCATGGTCTGGCGGCGCTGGCTGGTGAGGTCGTTGACTTCGGCCAGGTCGTCAGAGAAGCCCAGATCGAGCATGCGATCGGCTTCGTCCACCACCAGAAACTGCACCTGGTCGAGCTTGAGCTGCTGCGAGCGCTGCAGATCCAGCAGACGGCCGGGGGTGGCGACGACGAGGTCGGCGTTCTGCAGCTTGGCGATCTGCAACTGGTAAGGCATGCCGCCCACCACGTTGGCCACACGCAGGCCACGGCAATGGCGCACCAGGTCGATGGCGTCGTTGGCCACCTGCTGGGCGAGTTCGCGCGTGGGGCACAGGATCAGGGCGCCGGGGGTGGCGGCCTTGAAGTTGCGCGAGCTGGTCGGGTCCTTGCGCTTGGGCGCCTTGGGTGGCGCTTCGCCGCGGGCCAGGGCTTCGGCGGTCAGGCGCTCGCGCTCGGCGCGTTCTTTGGCGTCGGCATCGGCGCGCTGCTGCAGCAGGGTGTGCAACACGGGCAGCAGGAAAGCGGCGGTCTTGCCGCTGCCGGTCTGGCTGGAGACCATCAGGTCGGCAAAACGCGCTTCACCCTGGGCCAGCATGGCCTTGGGGATCACGTTGTTCTGCACCTGGGTGGGCTGCACGTAGCCGAGGTCGGCACAGGCTTGCACCAGCTCGGGCGCCAGACCCAGCAGCTCAAAGCCGTTGGGGCCTGCGGGCACTTCGGGTGCTGCGGCCTCGACGGTGTCGGTGGTGGAAATGATCTCTGCGTCGGTGTCGGCGGAGAGGGTTTCAGGCGTGAATTCGCCCATCGTTTCAAAAGAGTCGCTCATGTTCGTCCATGCGCAAAAAAGCGCAATTGATCGAATGAAGACGCTGGGAAGGACAGCCGACCCGCAAGGGGGTGGCCGCTCCATGGCGCTAGATCCGTTCGTGGTTACAAAACATCAACCATCAAACGGTCTACGCGCCTGGGGTCAACCTGGAAAGTTCCGGTGACGCTGGGAGCGAATGGTCCCCATCCGTTGGCCTGGCTCCGGGGAGTCGGGCGGGTGATGCGATCTTTTTGGAGAACCGCGCCACCGATGCAATCGGGGGGCCTGTGTGTGAGGCAGATGCACAAATCATCGCAGTTGTCTGCGAAGCCGCTGATTATAGCCTGAAGTTCAGGGAAAACCCTGAATTGTTTTTCAAACTCGCTTTTTCCGCCGAGCCGCTCCGAGGCGAAACAGCACTCCAGGGACGGCGCCGGACCACGCTCTGTGGGCCAGCGCGAGAGCGTCAATGGAGAACCGCCCTGACGATGTGGAAAAGGATGCCGGCCAGCACCGCCGTGGCGGGCAGGGTGACGATCCACGCGGTCACGATGCGCAGCGCCAGGGAACGCTTCACGATCTCTTTGTCGACCGCCTTCTTCAACACTTTGCGCTCCCTCTTGGCCAGCAAGCCACCCTCCACCACCTGCGTGGCCTCGTGCTGGCGGTTGCGCTGCTTCAGCTCGGCCAGCATGCGCTTCTTGTCCCGCACTTCAGCCGATGCAAAGCGCCGAAGATAGGCCTCGACCTCGGCGCGATCCTGCCCCGGATGTCCGGCCAGCACTTCGGCTTCCATCCTGGCGTAGTTGCCTTTGAGCCATTGGCGCAAGAAGCCCACACCAAACACCGCGCCAATGGATATCTGGGTGGTGGAGACCGGCAAACCCAACTGGGATGCCACGATGACCGTGAGGGAAACCGCCATCGCGATGGCGTAGGCGCGCATGTTGTCGAGTTCGGTGATCTCCCGACCGACGATGCGGATCAGCCGTGCACCGTACAGCACCAGACCCACCGACAGGCCAAGCGCACCCACCGCCAGAATCCACAGCGGCGTATGCGCACGGGCGGCGATGGCACCCGACTGAATCGCCTCATGGATGGCAGCCAATGGCCCGATGGCGTTGGCCACGTCGTTGGCGCCATGCGCAAAGCTCAGCAAGGCGGCCGAGCCGATGAGCGGCCAGGTGAACAGTTGATTGACCGCCTTCTTGCCGTTTTCATGCCGCACTGCCATGCGCCTGATCGGCAAACGAATGATCGACCATGTGATCAGCGCCACGGCCGCGCCAGCGACCAAGGCCTCGGTCAGCTCCACCCGCCACACCTGACCCAGTCCCTTGATCAACATGTAGGTGATGTAGGCCCAGACCATCATGGCAATCAGCACTGGCACCAGGCGCCGGGCCGCCTCGGCCGCGTTGTTCCGGTAGGTCACGCGGCGTTTGATGAGGTAGAGGAACGCGGCCGCCAGCACACCGCCCGCCAAGGGCGACACCAGCCAGCCCAGGGCAATATCGCCCAGCGTGGACCAGTTGA includes:
- a CDS encoding cryptochrome/deoxyribodipyrimidine photo-lyase family protein yields the protein MTYRVVWFKRDLRVWDHAPLAEGARLGPVLCLYVLEPALWRQPDAARQHLGFVQESLKDLQAELKHLGGRLQLAVGDAVEVLERLHRQAPFLELLSHEETGNAASFERDLRVKQWCAAKALPWREFRQFGVVRGLRERQHWVRQWEQLMHAEPAPVPELQAADVPRFADLWPSADELGLAAPEPPQRQRGGRARGVAVLQSFLNERSASYRGGISSPLSAPTACSRLSPYLTWGCLSLREVVQATRSRLDDPMLPARQRQGLEGFMSRLHWHCHFIQKLETEPAIEHHNMHPGYQGLREHDHNPAHLQALMDGRTGWPLVDACVAMLRETGWINFRMRAMLVSVAAYPLWLHWRPVGEWLARQFIDYEPGIHWSQLQMQSGTTGINTTRVYNPIKQAQDHDPHGHFVRRWLPAMQRVPDTWLFQPWLMPPELQARCGVVVGGDIAVPLVDLESATRAAKERVYTLRTDPAVAAVQGAIVKRHGSRNRSAENLSKPRNVEAPAQATLDF
- the ltrA gene encoding group II intron reverse transcriptase/maturase encodes the protein MSKAMRQMLERSGRVGVAYGEAVRDLISDEACGPLLEHPHTGSAQPKAGTGGLLEVALTRQNLQAAWKRVRANKGAAGGDGLDIEQTAQLIRQHWPDIRQELLAGHYRPSPVRKVMIPKPDGSQRELGIPTVLDRLIQQALLQVLQPLIDPTFSDHSHGFRPGRRAHDAVKAARAYVQTGKRVVVDVDLTKFFDRVNHDILIDRVRKRIDDAGVIRLVRAYLNAGIMDGGVVVDRHLGTPQGGPLSPLLANVLLDDVDKALEARGYSFARYADDCNVYVGSRRAGERVMAYLRELYTGLRLQINEAKSAVASAFGRKFLGYALWVSKGGEVKCAVAKKALETFKARVRQLTRRSGGRSMGEVVEKLRPYLLGWKAYFEMAQTPKVWRELDEWLRHRLRAIQLKHWKRPRPIYRELKALGARENVALQVAGNSRRWWRNSDRLLKTVLTIAYFDRLGMPRLS
- a CDS encoding DEAD/DEAH box helicase, with amino-acid sequence MSDSFETMGEFTPETLSADTDAEIISTTDTVEAAAPEVPAGPNGFELLGLAPELVQACADLGYVQPTQVQNNVIPKAMLAQGEARFADLMVSSQTGSGKTAAFLLPVLHTLLQQRADADAKERAERERLTAEALARGEAPPKAPKRKDPTSSRNFKAATPGALILCPTRELAQQVANDAIDLVRHCRGLRVANVVGGMPYQLQIAKLQNADLVVATPGRLLDLQRSQQLKLDQVQFLVVDEADRMLDLGFSDDLAEVNDLTSQRRQTMMFSATFAPRIQQLAMRVMHENGKHVQKVQIDNPQEQHANIKQVLFWADNADHKRKLLDHWLRDTSINQAVVFCSTQIECDGLATDLQQAGFAAVALHGALSQGIRNRRLMALRAGQVQILVATDVAARGIDVPTITHVFNFGLPMKAEDYTHRIGRTGRAGRDGLAVTFAELRDRRKIFDIEAYTRQRINVETVTGLEPRQRAPQNEAFGRGRPAGRSNDRFGGNDRFGGNDRRGPAPRFEARNEAPRVDHSRPGTRFDPRFEGRAEPQRPEGRFDNRGENRFGDRGDNRGDAGGYRPDTRPAAGRNFADRAPARPGFGPKPGGFSSFGRSDKPMGDRGDRGAERGGFSDRGNAERGAMRGEFAPRRPEGAPSRPMARRSPR
- a CDS encoding inorganic phosphate transporter codes for the protein MPKSPRARFLSKHLEVLQFGAAVLFLLMVGGYAWLSGAAAGGLPAPALWLVVVATVMAGYMAMNIGANDVANNMGPVVGSGAMSLGWALAVAAVFEALGAVVSGGDVIGTIKGGIIDARQITDPSAFAWVMLAALIAAALWINLATALDAPVSTTHSIIGAITGAGVAAGGWSLINWSTLGDIALGWLVSPLAGGVLAAAFLYLIKRRVTYRNNAAEAARRLVPVLIAMMVWAYITYMLIKGLGQVWRVELTEALVAGAAVALITWSIIRLPIRRMAVRHENGKKAVNQLFTWPLIGSAALLSFAHGANDVANAIGPLAAIHEAIQSGAIAARAHTPLWILAVGALGLSVGLVLYGARLIRIVGREITELDNMRAYAIAMAVSLTVIVASQLGLPVSTTQISIGAVFGVGFLRQWLKGNYARMEAEVLAGHPGQDRAEVEAYLRRFASAEVRDKKRMLAELKQRNRQHEATQVVEGGLLAKRERKVLKKAVDKEIVKRSLALRIVTAWIVTLPATAVLAGILFHIVRAVLH